The Chryseolinea soli genome contains a region encoding:
- a CDS encoding PRC-barrel domain-containing protein, with product MENDVQPKAGGFMNVHGKDYEVDNVTGRNHEGPAANTPVRRLTATSIIGDPVENTKGERLGKIDNLMINIVSGGIDYTVLEFGAFLGLGGKLFAIPFSKLYLDPDKECFILDRDRASFADMPGFDKTHWPATNDHSYFNDVNNYWGAAIQP from the coding sequence ATGGAAAACGATGTTCAACCAAAAGCAGGAGGTTTTATGAATGTGCATGGAAAAGATTATGAAGTCGACAACGTGACCGGACGTAATCACGAGGGACCTGCGGCCAACACACCGGTGCGCCGGTTAACGGCCACCAGCATTATCGGTGATCCGGTTGAGAACACAAAGGGCGAACGCCTTGGCAAGATCGACAACCTCATGATCAACATTGTGAGCGGGGGAATCGATTATACCGTGCTCGAATTCGGGGCCTTCCTCGGATTGGGTGGAAAGCTGTTTGCCATACCGTTCAGCAAGCTGTATCTGGATCCGGACAAGGAGTGTTTTATCCTTGATCGCGACCGCGCCAGCTTTGCCGACATGCCGGGCTTTGACAAGACGCATTGGCCCGCCACGAACGATCATTCTTATTTTAACGATGTAAACAACTATTGGGGCGCAGCGATTCAGCCTTAG
- a CDS encoding transglycosylase domain-containing protein — translation MNESFFELLERCKAILNRLFQQSLRHQRIIRSILFFFAGLCILALLFVAMVWVGVFGHVPGRDELRDIRHQVATEVYSADSVLLGRYYLQERSTVPGSAIPKRLKNALIATEDARFYKHSGIDTRSMFRVLIKGIFFQSESAGGGSTLTQQLAKNLYPRQPHVMFSLAVNKIQEMIIARRLESVYSKDDIIVLYLNTIPFGDNVYGIKTAAERFYSTPVNKLTTDQAAVLVGMLKATHTYNPRLFPERAKLRRDVVLAQMEKYEYLTKAEADSLQALPLKLRYQKITHNSGLAPYFRAYLKAELLAWCQDHKKPDGTPYNLYTDGLKIYTTIDSRLQGYAEAAMQSHMKVLQTRFASQVDKRSIKNAAASKLKSLPQYLAESAEGRSEKEIMADLKKSGMRKVFTWQGEREMKMSAYDSLLHHLQFLQAGLLATDPRTGAVKAWVGGIDHEFFQYDHVRESTRRQVGSTFKPVVYAAAIEQGVSPCDYISARRTEYTNMEGWTPENSNTETYDQKYSMEGGLAGSVNTVSVKLLEKAGIPNAIAIARRMGIHSDLPAVPSIALGTPSISMMEMVGAYSVFANGGNYRKPVYITAITTNQGKRLDSFGKNNKSERALSKETADIMLHMLKRVVNEGTGSGLRSKYGLNNDVAGKTGTTQSNADGWFIGITPKLVIGCWVGADDPAIHFRSTSMGQGSATALPIVAGMLQRMNKDPELRAITGAHFPALSPELAGKLDCSMSRSDRNFFQRLFKTKKGVKHTRFKK, via the coding sequence AACTTTTAGAACGCTGCAAAGCGATCCTGAACCGCCTTTTCCAGCAATCGCTCCGTCACCAGCGGATCATTCGTTCTATATTATTTTTCTTTGCCGGACTTTGCATACTGGCCCTATTGTTTGTGGCGATGGTTTGGGTTGGTGTCTTTGGCCACGTGCCCGGCCGCGACGAGTTGCGCGACATCCGCCACCAGGTGGCCACCGAGGTGTATAGCGCCGACAGTGTTTTGCTGGGCCGCTATTATCTCCAGGAACGTTCCACCGTGCCCGGCTCAGCCATCCCGAAACGACTCAAAAACGCCCTGATTGCTACCGAGGACGCGCGCTTCTACAAACATTCGGGGATCGACACCCGGAGCATGTTCCGCGTGCTGATCAAAGGCATCTTTTTTCAAAGTGAGTCGGCGGGGGGAGGGAGCACCCTGACGCAGCAATTGGCCAAGAACTTGTATCCCCGTCAGCCGCATGTGATGTTCTCTTTGGCGGTGAACAAGATCCAGGAAATGATCATCGCCCGTCGGCTGGAGAGCGTCTATTCGAAAGACGACATCATCGTGCTCTATCTCAACACCATTCCTTTTGGCGACAACGTCTATGGCATCAAGACCGCGGCCGAGCGCTTTTACTCCACGCCGGTGAACAAGCTCACCACCGACCAGGCCGCCGTGCTCGTCGGGATGCTCAAAGCTACACACACCTACAACCCGCGACTGTTCCCCGAACGTGCCAAACTGCGAAGAGACGTCGTGCTGGCACAAATGGAGAAATACGAATACCTCACCAAAGCGGAAGCCGACTCCCTGCAGGCGCTTCCCCTGAAGCTGCGCTATCAAAAGATCACGCACAACTCCGGTCTCGCGCCCTATTTTCGCGCCTACCTCAAAGCCGAATTGCTGGCCTGGTGCCAGGATCATAAAAAGCCGGACGGCACACCCTATAATTTGTATACCGATGGGCTGAAAATATACACCACCATCGACTCACGCCTGCAGGGCTATGCCGAGGCCGCCATGCAGTCGCACATGAAAGTGTTGCAAACCCGGTTCGCGTCCCAGGTGGACAAGCGCAGTATCAAGAATGCGGCTGCCTCCAAACTGAAGTCCCTTCCTCAATACCTTGCCGAATCCGCCGAAGGCCGATCCGAAAAAGAGATCATGGCCGACCTGAAGAAGAGCGGCATGCGAAAGGTCTTTACCTGGCAGGGCGAGCGCGAAATGAAAATGAGCGCCTACGATTCGCTGCTTCACCACCTTCAATTTCTGCAAGCCGGCTTGCTCGCCACCGACCCGCGCACGGGCGCCGTGAAAGCCTGGGTAGGAGGGATCGATCACGAATTTTTCCAATACGACCACGTTCGCGAGAGCACGCGGCGACAAGTGGGATCAACTTTCAAACCCGTGGTGTACGCCGCTGCCATCGAGCAAGGCGTGAGTCCTTGCGACTACATCTCGGCGCGCCGGACGGAATACACCAACATGGAAGGATGGACGCCTGAAAATTCCAACACCGAAACGTACGATCAGAAATATTCCATGGAGGGAGGCCTGGCCGGTTCCGTGAACACCGTGTCGGTGAAGCTGCTGGAAAAGGCGGGCATTCCCAATGCCATTGCCATCGCCCGCCGCATGGGTATTCACAGCGACCTGCCGGCCGTGCCGTCTATTGCGCTCGGCACGCCGTCTATTTCCATGATGGAAATGGTGGGCGCTTATAGCGTTTTTGCCAATGGAGGAAATTACCGGAAGCCGGTCTACATCACGGCCATCACCACCAACCAGGGCAAACGTCTCGATTCGTTTGGCAAAAACAACAAATCCGAACGCGCCCTGTCAAAAGAAACGGCCGACATCATGCTACACATGTTGAAGCGGGTGGTGAACGAGGGCACGGGCTCGGGTCTGCGTTCTAAATATGGACTCAACAACGATGTGGCCGGCAAAACCGGCACCACGCAATCCAACGCCGATGGCTGGTTTATCGGCATCACCCCAAAATTGGTGATCGGCTGCTGGGTGGGCGCTGACGATCCGGCCATTCACTTCCGGAGCACGTCCATGGGACAGGGTTCCGCTACGGCGTTGCCCATCGTGGCCGGCATGTTGCAGCGCATGAATAAAGATCCCGAACTCCGGGCCATCACCGGCGCGCACTTTCCGGCGCTCTCGCCCGAATTGGCGGGCAAACTGGATTGCAGTATGTCGCGCTCCGACCGCAATTTCTTCCAACGGCTCTTCAAGACAAAAAAGGGTGTGAAGCATACCCGTTTTAAAAAATAA
- a CDS encoding prolyl oligopeptidase family serine peptidase, with protein sequence MKSLGTLFLLSTVMSMAIAQDSSLYRKYTFTGTAGLTMPYRILYPEGYDPLKKYPLVLLLHGAGERGTDNEKQLQWGGSLFLKPENRRTFPCFVVVPQCPENDYWASVKFQRDQRPFDLDFNYKAYTITRSLKTVMELLENMKENEGVDRRRVYIIGLSMGGMGTLEAVYRHPRIFAGAIAICGGGDVRAYSKEAARVPFWLFHGEKDDVIGVENSRRMRDRLKELNGEVKYTEYPEVGHDSWINAFADTDLLPWLFFHNR encoded by the coding sequence ATGAAGTCACTTGGCACACTCTTTCTGCTTTCCACCGTGATGTCTATGGCGATCGCACAGGACTCTTCGCTTTATCGGAAGTACACCTTTACGGGCACGGCGGGTCTGACCATGCCCTACCGCATCTTGTATCCGGAAGGCTATGATCCGCTCAAAAAATATCCGCTTGTACTGCTGCTGCACGGCGCCGGCGAGCGGGGAACCGACAACGAAAAGCAGCTTCAATGGGGCGGAAGCCTGTTTCTGAAACCGGAGAACCGGCGCACGTTTCCCTGCTTTGTGGTGGTGCCCCAATGCCCGGAGAACGACTATTGGGCCTCGGTCAAATTCCAACGTGACCAGCGCCCGTTCGACCTGGATTTCAATTACAAAGCCTACACGATCACCCGCTCGCTGAAAACGGTGATGGAACTTTTGGAAAACATGAAGGAAAATGAGGGCGTGGACCGAAGAAGGGTTTACATTATCGGTCTGTCTATGGGCGGCATGGGTACCCTGGAGGCCGTGTATCGTCACCCTCGGATCTTTGCCGGCGCCATTGCCATCTGCGGCGGCGGCGACGTGCGGGCATACTCAAAAGAGGCAGCACGTGTTCCTTTTTGGCTTTTCCACGGCGAGAAAGATGACGTCATCGGGGTCGAAAATTCCCGGCGGATGCGCGACCGCTTGAAAGAACTGAATGGCGAAGTAAAGTATACCGAATACCCGGAAGTCGGGCATGATAGTTGGATCAACGCATTCGCAGATACCGATCTGCTACCATGGCTGTTTTTTCACAACCGATAG
- a CDS encoding alpha/beta family hydrolase, producing the protein MKNQTIKFPVSDSIGEVSAILCLPDNPKAILALAHGAGAGMTHSFMEKLATQLADHGIGTFRYNFPFVENKKKRPDVPAVAEKTVGAALERAKSLAPAGVPLYAAGKSFGGRMSARYLSANDKGFVKGIVFYGFPLHAPGAPSTERAEHLANVKVPMLFLQGTRDALAAIDLITEVCSKLPTATLVTFDGADHSFKKGKKEFLEELVEATDTWLKKKK; encoded by the coding sequence ATGAAAAATCAAACCATCAAGTTCCCGGTATCCGACAGCATCGGCGAAGTTTCGGCCATCCTGTGTCTCCCCGACAACCCCAAGGCTATCCTGGCATTAGCCCACGGCGCCGGTGCGGGCATGACCCACAGCTTCATGGAGAAGTTGGCCACGCAGCTTGCCGACCACGGCATTGGCACTTTTCGTTACAATTTTCCATTTGTGGAGAATAAGAAAAAAAGACCCGATGTGCCCGCTGTCGCGGAAAAGACGGTAGGGGCTGCGTTGGAGCGTGCGAAAAGCCTGGCGCCTGCCGGGGTTCCGCTCTATGCCGCCGGTAAATCGTTTGGAGGCCGGATGTCGGCGCGTTATTTATCCGCGAACGACAAAGGTTTTGTGAAAGGCATCGTTTTCTACGGATTTCCCCTTCACGCGCCCGGTGCGCCCTCAACGGAGCGGGCAGAGCACCTGGCCAACGTGAAGGTCCCCATGCTGTTTTTGCAGGGCACCAGAGACGCCCTCGCCGCCATAGACCTCATCACAGAGGTTTGCAGCAAGCTGCCAACGGCCACGCTGGTGACTTTTGACGGTGCCGACCATTCATTCAAAAAAGGGAAAAAGGAATTTTTGGAGGAATTGGTGGAGGCGACGGATACCTGGCTGAAGAAAAAGAAGTAG
- a CDS encoding YwbE family protein — protein sequence MNGTLRANITPGQRVAIVQKKDQRSGTLTEGVVKDILTNSPTHPHGIKVRLDNGIVGRVKKILS from the coding sequence ATGAACGGAACCCTCCGCGCTAACATCACCCCAGGCCAACGCGTGGCCATCGTCCAGAAAAAAGACCAGCGCTCCGGCACGCTGACCGAAGGCGTCGTAAAGGACATCCTCACCAACTCCCCTACCCACCCCCACGGCATTAAAGTACGGCTGGACAACGGTATCGTTGGACGCGTAAAAAAGATTTTGTCCTGA
- a CDS encoding cold-shock protein: MKEGTVKFFNESKGFGFIKETATGQEYFVHISGLLVDQIHENDEVTFELKEGKKGLNAVNVRLAN; the protein is encoded by the coding sequence ATGAAAGAAGGAACAGTAAAATTCTTTAATGAATCCAAAGGATTCGGATTCATCAAGGAAACAGCAACAGGACAAGAGTATTTTGTACACATCTCAGGACTTCTTGTCGATCAGATTCACGAAAATGATGAAGTCACTTTTGAACTCAAAGAAGGCAAAAAAGGCTTGAATGCGGTTAACGTACGTTTAGCCAATTAA
- a CDS encoding IS3 family transposase — protein sequence MKLRYKHIALIRLCRLLGITSQAYYQHFKHQNSQQTTLKVVLSQVYKIRDRHPRMGGRKIYRMIQSFLHEHQIKMGRDAFFKLLEINNLLVVRKKRKVFTTNSQHHFHKYPNLIKQCIPDRVNQLWVSDITYWKINSGYVYISLITDAYSRKIIGYHVAKTLEATGTVQALKMALRTIQTKPISLIHHSDRGLQYCCRQYTQLLRDSLIQISMTENGDPYENALAERVNGILKEEYLNEYSVHNLNQAKMTMDLVVRLYNEERPHMSCGYQTPEIIHSRC from the coding sequence ATGAAGTTGCGTTACAAACACATCGCCCTGATCCGGCTATGTCGATTACTTGGTATAACTTCTCAGGCTTATTATCAACATTTCAAACATCAAAACTCTCAGCAGACTACGCTCAAAGTTGTATTGAGCCAGGTATATAAAATTAGGGACCGACATCCTCGCATGGGAGGAAGAAAAATTTATCGAATGATACAGTCTTTTTTGCACGAGCACCAAATCAAAATGGGCCGTGATGCATTTTTTAAGTTGCTAGAAATCAACAACTTATTGGTTGTCCGGAAAAAGAGAAAGGTATTTACGACAAACTCCCAGCACCACTTCCATAAATACCCTAATTTAATTAAGCAATGCATTCCAGATCGCGTAAACCAACTTTGGGTAAGTGATATAACTTATTGGAAAATTAATAGTGGATACGTTTATATCAGTTTGATTACGGATGCCTATTCGCGAAAAATTATTGGCTATCATGTAGCCAAGACACTGGAAGCTACTGGAACTGTCCAAGCATTAAAAATGGCTCTACGTACAATCCAGACGAAGCCCATCAGCCTAATCCATCACTCTGACAGGGGTCTGCAATACTGCTGTCGCCAATACACGCAGTTGCTTCGGGATAGCCTGATTCAAATTAGTATGACAGAGAATGGAGACCCCTATGAAAATGCTTTGGCTGAGCGTGTGAATGGTATATTAAAAGAAGAGTACCTTAACGAATACTCCGTTCACAATTTGAATCAGGCCAAGATGACAATGGATTTGGTAGTTAGGCTATATAATGAAGAACGCCCTCATATGAGCTGTGGCTACCAGACTCCTGAAATTATCCATTCAAGATGTTGA
- a CDS encoding ABC transporter permease: protein MLKNYVLVTFRNLMKNRVYSFINIAGLSIGITCSILILLWVFDELSFDRFHPKTDRLFQVWINATFDGRINSWTSVPLPTYEGMKTGDSHIVNSVITDWGGEHMLTVGETRLVKQGYYASEEFLTMFEFPLLKGDAKQVLADAHAIVISEATAKALFGDADPINQVIRVDDEEDLKVTGVVKNVPENSTFQFDFLLPWKYNETHQWVKDNKNNWGNYSFQVFVELDKAENEVATEKAIVDMLTKHGETQDLREFYLHPLARWRLHSNFENGKENGGMIEYVQMFTVIAVFILVIACINFMNLATARSERRAREVGIRKSVGSRQFEIIFQFLGESLFIAFLAFVIAVLLAELLLPFYNDLVGKHLRIAYESPQFWVYSLSLVLFTGLVSGSYPAFYLSSFQPVKVLKGKVQVGRGASTPRKVLVILQFVFSIFLIIGTLVIYKQIQHVKSRDIGYSQKGLITVDYTTDIGKNYKTIKQELLQSGAVKAVTKSNSPITQIYSNNFLNWPGEAPDRRVIFATIATEYDYVKTMGIKLLEGRDFSEDFKSDTAAILVNKAAMDIMQLKDPIGTKLDLWGKKKELIGIVDNVLMGSPDRQIGPMFIVLQPDWISAVSIRLDETKDIKESLARVEAVFKKYNPAYPFEYTFVDVEFQKKFTNINMISRLASLFASLAVVITGLGLFGLAAFTAEQRTKEIGIRKVLGASVSSLVGLMSRDFSKLVIIAFVFSAPLAWWLLNSYLERYQYRIEIPWWVFPFTGVLALIFALLIVSTQAMRAARSNPVNSLRNE, encoded by the coding sequence ATGCTCAAAAATTACGTCCTGGTCACTTTCCGCAACCTGATGAAAAATCGGGTCTATTCCTTCATCAACATCGCGGGCCTTTCCATTGGCATCACCTGCAGCATCCTCATCCTGCTTTGGGTGTTCGATGAACTTTCGTTCGATCGTTTCCATCCCAAGACCGATCGCCTGTTCCAGGTGTGGATCAACGCCACCTTCGATGGAAGGATCAATTCCTGGACGTCGGTTCCCCTGCCGACCTATGAGGGCATGAAGACCGGCGACAGCCACATTGTCAATTCCGTCATCACCGACTGGGGCGGCGAACACATGCTCACCGTGGGGGAAACCCGCCTGGTGAAGCAAGGCTATTATGCGAGCGAGGAATTTCTGACCATGTTCGAATTTCCCCTTCTGAAAGGCGACGCCAAACAAGTGCTCGCCGATGCGCACGCCATCGTGATCAGCGAAGCAACAGCCAAGGCGTTATTTGGCGATGCCGACCCCATCAACCAGGTGATCCGCGTCGACGATGAAGAAGACCTGAAAGTGACCGGTGTGGTGAAGAACGTGCCCGAAAACTCTACCTTCCAATTCGATTTCCTGTTGCCGTGGAAATACAACGAGACCCATCAATGGGTCAAAGACAACAAAAACAACTGGGGCAACTATTCCTTCCAGGTCTTTGTGGAGCTCGACAAAGCCGAGAACGAGGTGGCCACGGAAAAGGCCATCGTCGACATGCTCACCAAACACGGCGAGACGCAAGACCTGCGCGAATTTTATCTGCACCCGCTCGCGCGCTGGCGCCTGCACTCCAACTTTGAGAATGGAAAAGAGAACGGCGGCATGATCGAATACGTGCAGATGTTCACCGTGATCGCCGTGTTCATCCTGGTGATCGCCTGCATCAATTTTATGAACCTGGCCACGGCGCGCTCCGAACGGCGCGCACGGGAGGTGGGCATCCGCAAAAGCGTGGGCTCGCGGCAGTTTGAGATCATCTTTCAATTTCTGGGCGAGTCGTTGTTCATTGCCTTCCTGGCGTTTGTCATCGCCGTGTTGCTGGCGGAGTTGCTGTTGCCCTTCTACAATGACCTGGTGGGAAAACATTTGCGCATCGCCTACGAGTCGCCACAGTTCTGGGTGTATAGCCTCAGCCTTGTTTTGTTTACCGGCCTGGTTTCCGGAAGCTACCCGGCGTTTTACCTGTCGTCGTTTCAGCCGGTAAAGGTGTTGAAGGGCAAAGTGCAGGTGGGCCGGGGTGCTAGCACACCGCGCAAGGTGTTGGTGATCCTCCAGTTTGTGTTCTCCATCTTCCTCATCATCGGCACGCTGGTGATCTATAAACAGATCCAGCACGTAAAAAGCCGCGACATCGGCTACAGCCAAAAAGGCCTCATCACGGTGGACTACACCACCGACATCGGCAAAAATTATAAAACCATCAAACAAGAGCTGTTGCAGTCCGGCGCCGTGAAGGCGGTAACAAAATCCAACAGCCCCATCACCCAGATCTATTCCAACAATTTCTTGAACTGGCCCGGTGAAGCGCCCGACCGCCGGGTGATCTTTGCCACCATTGCCACCGAATACGACTACGTTAAAACCATGGGCATCAAATTGCTGGAAGGACGCGACTTCTCGGAAGATTTCAAGAGCGACACTGCGGCCATCCTCGTGAATAAAGCTGCTATGGACATCATGCAACTGAAGGACCCCATCGGCACCAAACTCGACCTTTGGGGTAAGAAAAAAGAGCTGATCGGCATTGTCGACAACGTACTGATGGGATCGCCTGACCGGCAGATCGGACCCATGTTCATCGTGCTCCAACCGGACTGGATCAGCGCCGTTTCCATACGGCTGGACGAAACGAAAGACATAAAAGAATCGCTGGCCCGCGTGGAGGCCGTGTTCAAAAAATACAACCCCGCCTATCCGTTTGAATACACGTTCGTGGATGTGGAATTCCAAAAGAAGTTCACCAACATCAACATGATCAGCCGGCTGGCGAGCCTTTTCGCTTCGTTAGCGGTCGTCATCACCGGTCTCGGACTTTTTGGATTGGCCGCTTTCACCGCCGAGCAGCGCACGAAAGAGATCGGCATCCGCAAGGTGCTGGGTGCTTCCGTGTCGAGTCTGGTGGGACTCATGTCGCGGGATTTTTCAAAGTTGGTGATCATCGCGTTTGTGTTTTCGGCGCCGCTGGCGTGGTGGTTGTTGAACAGCTATCTGGAGCGGTATCAATACCGCATAGAGATCCCGTGGTGGGTGTTCCCTTTCACCGGTGTGTTGGCCCTGATCTTTGCCTTGCTCATTGTGAGCACCCAGGCCATGCGGGCCGCGAGAAGCAATCCGGTAAATTCTTTGCGCAACGAATAG
- a CDS encoding MBL fold metallo-hydrolase, with translation MHQKPFGKLPSGPRQARIVKSPQYKGDSFQNILETPMLADDISYFRMFKEYFFHDDERRPTQILPSVRTDLKALPDGEPTLVWFGHSSYFLRIEGKNILVDPVFSDRPSPVQFAGTKAYPIQTPYSLDDLPDLDAVILTHDHYDHLDYSSILKLKRHTKKFYAALGVGAHLSYWGVPESHIQEFDWWESAEIFPGMQLTATPARHFSGRGFTRYKTLWVSFVLQTATHRIFIGGDSGYDETFKKIGQTFGPFDLALLECGQYDRKWPLIHMAPEQTVQAAVDLQARVLMPVHWGKFTLSVHPWRDPIRRATKQAAISGQRLTTPLIGEAIRLNSYLPNTAWWEQVG, from the coding sequence ATGCATCAAAAGCCCTTTGGCAAATTACCCTCCGGCCCGCGGCAGGCGCGCATCGTCAAGTCTCCCCAATACAAGGGCGACAGCTTTCAGAACATCCTCGAGACGCCCATGCTGGCCGACGACATTTCCTATTTCCGGATGTTCAAGGAATATTTTTTCCACGACGACGAGCGCCGCCCCACCCAGATCCTCCCTTCCGTGCGCACGGACCTGAAAGCCCTTCCCGATGGCGAGCCGACCCTGGTTTGGTTTGGACACTCCTCCTACTTCCTCCGCATCGAAGGCAAAAACATCCTGGTCGACCCCGTCTTCAGCGACCGCCCCTCGCCCGTACAATTTGCCGGCACAAAGGCGTACCCCATCCAAACCCCCTATTCGCTCGACGATCTCCCCGACCTCGACGCCGTCATCCTCACCCACGACCACTATGATCACCTGGACTATAGCAGCATCCTCAAACTAAAGCGCCACACCAAAAAATTCTACGCCGCATTAGGCGTCGGCGCGCACCTCTCCTATTGGGGTGTGCCCGAGAGCCACATCCAGGAGTTCGACTGGTGGGAAAGCGCCGAGATCTTTCCGGGCATGCAGCTCACAGCCACACCCGCACGGCATTTTTCGGGGCGTGGCTTCACGCGCTACAAAACGTTGTGGGTATCCTTCGTGCTTCAAACCGCCACCCACCGCATCTTCATCGGTGGAGACTCGGGCTACGACGAGACCTTCAAAAAAATCGGACAGACCTTTGGCCCTTTCGACCTGGCTTTGCTGGAGTGCGGGCAATATGACCGCAAGTGGCCCCTCATCCACATGGCGCCCGAGCAAACCGTACAGGCCGCGGTCGACCTGCAAGCGCGCGTGCTCATGCCCGTGCACTGGGGAAAGTTCACGCTTTCCGTCCATCCCTGGCGCGATCCTATCCGCCGGGCCACAAAACAAGCCGCGATCTCGGGACAGCGACTAACGACCCCGCTTATCGGCGAAGCGATCAGACTCAATAGCTACTTGCCCAACACCGCGTGGTGGGAACAGGTGGGCTAG